DNA sequence from the Janibacter sp. CX7 genome:
GTCGTCGAGGCGGGGCTGCGGTCGGGCTCGCTCAACACCGCTGGCTGGGCCGAGGCGATGCGCCGCCCGGTCGGGCTCGTGCCCGGCCCGGTGACCCAGATGTCCTCGGCCGGCTGCCACGAGTGGATCCAGAAGCATCGCGGCAGCCTCGTCACCGACACCGCCGACCTGCTCGCGCTCGCCGGCCGAGTGGGTGAGGAGGTCGACCTGCCGGTCGAGCAGCTCGGACCCGCGCGCGAGCTCGACGCGCTGACCCCACCGCAGCGCCGCATCCACGACCTGCTCAGTCGCAGTCGCGGCACGAGCTCGGGGGAGCTGGCGGCCGAGCTCGTGCTGCCGGTCGAGGAGGTCTTCGCCGAGATCGCGACGATGTCGATCGACGGGTGGGTCGAGCAGGACGACGGGGGGCTGTGGCGGCGAGCGCGATGAGCCGGGCGGTGACCGGTGTCGCCTCCGCCCGGAGGGAGGTGGGTCGTGGCACCGTGAGGGGGTGAGCGCCGCGTCGACCTCCGAGCCCGCGCCGCCCCCCGCGTGGGTCGGCGATGTCGTCGACGCCTTCGCGACCCACCTGCTGCGGGAGCGCGACCGGTCCGAGCACACGATCCGCGCCTACGTCGGTGACACCAGGGCATGCCTGGCGTGGTGCGCCGCCGAGGGCAGCGACGGCGTTGCCGAGGTCACGCTCGCCCAGCTGCGCGCTTGGCTCGGCACGCTCGCCGCGAGCGGTGCGGCCCGGTCGACGCTCTCCCGACGCTCGGCGGCGGTGCGCACCTTCTTCGCCTGGACGACGCGCACCGGCCGGACGGCCACGGACCCCGCGCTGCGGCTGGCGTCACCCAAGCGGCAGCGCACCCTGCCCGACGTCGTCTCCCGCGAGGGGATGACCGCCGTCCTCGACGTGGCCGCCGTCGCCGCGGACGACGAGGACCCGATCCACCTGCGCAACCGGGCCGTCCTCGAGCTGCTCTACGCCAGCGGGATCCGAGTCAGCGAGCTCACCGGCCTCGACGTCGACGACGTCGACCGGGGCCGTCGCGTCGTGCGCGTGCTCGGCAAGGGCCGCAAGGAGCGGGTCGTGCCCTACGGCGGGCCGGCCGACGAGGCCCTCGGCGAGTGGCTCGAGCGCGGCCGACCTCGGGTGGCCGTCGACGGCTCGGGCCCGGCGCTCTTCCTCGGCAGGCGCGGTCGCCGCGTCGATCCCCGTCAGGTGCGAGAGGTCGTGCACGCACTGCTCGCCCATGTCCCTGATGCCCCTGATGTCGGCCCGCACGGGTTACGTCACTCCGCGGCGACCCACCTGCTCGAGGGCGGCGCCGACCTGCGCATGGTCCAGGAGCTGCTCGGCCACTCCTCGCTCGCGACGACGCAGATCTACACCCACGTCTCGCTCGACCGTCTGCGCCGCAGCTACGAGCAGGCCCACCCCCGCGCCTGACCGGCGTCGTCCACACCCTCGCGGCCGTTGGCTCCGCCGTCCACAGCCGCGCCGGCACCGTCCCACCGGCGACGCAGGGCGACCACGCTCGATCCATGAGCACCGTCCCCTTCGTCGCCCTCGCCCTCGCCGGGGCGCTCACCGGCCCTCCGCCCCCGCCGGCCGCCGACCGCTGGTCGTGGCCGGTGGGCGGCGGTGCACCTCCTGCGGTCGTCGCCCCCTTCGACGCACCGCAGGAGCAGTGGGGCGCCGGGCACCGCGGCATCGACCTCGCGACCTTCGTGGGCGCGCCGACCACCGCGGTCGCCGACGGCGTCGTCACGCACCGCGGGCGGATCGCCGGCCGCGGCACGGTGAGCGTCACGCACGCCAGCGGGGTCCGCAGCACCTACGAGCCGGTCGACGCGAGTGTCACGACCGGTGACCGCGTCAGGCGGGGGCAGCAGATCGGCACCGTCGGTCCGGAGGCCGGCCACTGCGCCCCCGCCACCTGCCTGCACCTCGGCGCACGGCGCGGCCCGACATACCTCGACCCGATGACCTTCTTCGGTGCCCGGCGGGTGATCCTGCTGCCCGTCCGCTGAGTCCGGGTCAGCCGGTGAAGGCGGCGAGCCGCCGGCAGGCCTCGTCGAGGACGGGCACCTGCTTGCAGAAGGCGAAGCGCACGAGCGAGGACATCCGCTCCGGCTCGTCGCAGAAGACCGACACCGGCACGGCGGCCACGCCGGCGGCAGCGGGCAGGTCGAGGCACCACTGGAGGGCGTCGGTGACGCCGAGGGGTGCGGCATCGGCGACGACGAAGTAGGTCCCGTCCGACGGGCGCACGTCGAGCCCGGCGGCCTCGAGCCCGCTGACGAGCAGGTCGCGTCGCTCGCGGAGGGAGTCGGTGAGGTCGGTGAGCACCTGCGGTCCCAGACCCAGTGCGTGGGCGACGGCGTGCTGCAGGGGAGAGGCGGTCGTGAAGGTCAGGTACTGCTTGACGACGCGGGCGGCCCGCACGAGGGGAGCGGGGCCGGTGACCCAGCCGACCTTCCACCCCGTGACGGAGAAGAACTTGCCGGCCGAGCCGATCGTCAGGGTCCGCTCGGCCATCCCGGGCAGGGTCGCGATCGGCACGTGCGGCACGCCGAAGGTCAGGTGCTCGTAGACCTCGTCGCTGATGACCCACGCGTCGTGCCGGCGGGCGAGGTCGGCGACGACCTCGAGCTCGGCGCGGGTGAAGACCTTGCCGAGGGGGTTGTGCGGGGTGTTGAGCAGGACCACGCGCGTGCGCTCGGAGAAGGCCGCGGCGAGCTGCTCGGGGTCGAAGCTCAGGTCCGGGTATGACAGCGGGACGGTCCGACGGACCCCGCCCGCCAGGTCGATACCCGCCGCGTAGCTGTCGTAGTAGGGCTCGAAGGTGACGACCTCGTCGCCGGGGGAGACCAGCCCGAGCAGGCTCGCCGCGATCGCCTCGGTCGCCCCGGAGGTGATGAGCACCTCCGTCGCCGGATCATGACGAAGGGAGTGGAAGCTCGCCTGGTGCGCGGCGACCGCCTCGCGCAGGGCCGGGATGCCGATCGATGGCGGGTACTGGTTGTGGCCGGCCGCGACCGCCGCCCGTGCCGCCTCGAGGACCTCCGCGGGTCCGTCGGTGTCGGGGAAGCCCTGCCCGAGGTTGACCGCGTCGTGCTCGAGGGCGAGCGCCGACATGGTCGCGAAGATCGTCTCGGCGTGCGGCTCCATGCGGTCGACGAGGGGTGAGCTCATGCCCGCAGGCTACGCGGGGCGACGATTTCCCCCCTTCGCCCCGCCGCCGTAGGATGGGGGGCACATCCAGTCTGTCTGGATGAATTCGCGTGTTCCTCGCCGGGTGATCAGATCACTGTGAATCCGGGGCCACACCACGGCAGTCCCGATCTCGGTCGGGCGGGGTGGGTCGGAGCACCAGGAGACAACTGACAATCAACGAGAGAGGACTTCGGCATGGCCGTCGTCACCATGCGCCAGCTCCTGGAGAGCGGCGTCCACTTCGGGCACCAGACCCGCCGGTGGAACCCCAAGATGAAGCGCTTCATCATGACCGAGCGCAACGGCATCTACATCATCGACCTGCAGCAGTCGCTGACCTACATCAACGACGCCTACGAGTTCGTCAAGCAGACCGTGTCCCACGGCGGCACGATCCTCTTCGTCGGCACGAAGAAGCAGGCCCAGGAGCCCATCGCCGAGCAGGCGACGCGCGTCGGGATGCCCTACGTCAACCACCGCTGGCTCGGTGGCATGCTCACGAACTTCCAGACGATCTCCAAGCGCCTCACGCGCCTGAAGGAGCTCGAGGAGATCGACTTCGACACCGTCGCCGGCTCCGGCTACACGAAGAAGGAGCTCCTCATCCTTCGCCGTGAGAAGGACAAGCTGGAGAAGACCCTCGGCGGTATCCGCAACATGGCCAAGGTCCCCTCGGCCGTGTGGATCGTCGACACCAAGAAGGAGCACCTGGCCGTCGACGAGGCCCGCAAGCTCGGCCTCCCGGTCATCGCCATCCTCGACACCAACTGCGACCCCGACGAGGTCGACTACAAGATCCCGGGCAACGACGACGCGATCCGCTCCGTCACCCTGCTCACCCGCGTCGTCGCCGACGCGGTTGCCGACGGCCTGATGGCCCGTGGTGGCGGCAACGCCACCGAGGGTGCTGGGTCCGTCGAGGCCGAGCCGATGGCCGAGTGGGAGCGCGAGCTCCTCGCCGGTGAGGGCACCGAGGCTGCGGCTCCCGCCGCCGAGGCTCCCGCTGCCGAGGCCGCCCCGGAGGCTGCTGCCACCGAGGCCCCCGCCGCCGAGGCTGCCCCGGAGGCTCCGGCCGCCGAGGCCACCCCCGAGGCCTGAGCACCACCTCACCGACCACCGTCACACTCTGAGCAAGGAGAACGGGACACACATGGCGAACTACACCGCCGCTGACATCAAGGAGCTGCGCGAGCGCACCGGCGCCGGCATGCTCGACGTGAAGAAGGCGCTCGACGAGGCCGAGGGCGACAAGTCCAAGGCCCAGGAGCTGCTGCGCATCAAGGGCCTCAAGGGCGTCACCAAGCGTGAGGGCCGCACGACCTCCAACGGGCTCGTCGTGGCCCAGGCCGAGGCCGGCGTCGGCACGCTCGTCGAGGTCCTCTGCGAGACCGACTTCGTCGCGAAGGGCGAGAAGTTCGGCGCCCTCGCCGACGAGGTCCTCGCTGCTGCGGTCGCGTCCAAGGCCACCGACGCCGAGAGCCTGCTCGCGGCCCCGGCCGGCGACAAGACGGTCAAGGAGCTCCTCGACGACGCCAACGCGACGATCGGCGAGAAGATCGAGGTCAAGCGGGTTGCCCGCGTCGAGGCCCCCCAGGTCTCGGCCTACCTGCACAAGACCAGCCCCGACCTGCCCGCCCAGATCGGTGTCCTGCTGGGCACCGAGGGTGGCGACGCCCAGGTGGCTCGTGACGTCGCGATGCACATCGCGGCCTTCAGCCCCAACGTGCTCACCCGCGACGAGATCGACGCCGACGTCGTCGCCAACGAGCGCCGGATCGCCGAGGAGACGGCCAAGGAGGAGGGCAAGCCCGAGGCTGCGCTCCCCAAGATCGTCGAGGGCCGGGTCAACGGCTTCTTCAAGGAGAACGTCCTGCTCGACCAGCCCTTCGCCAAGGACTCCAAGAAGTCCGTTGGCAAGGTCCTCGAGGAGGCCGGCGCGAGCGCGACGCAGTTCGCCCGCTTCCGCGTCGGTTCCTGACGAACCCCGCACCGCCGAAGGGCGCCGCACCCCAGCCGGGGTGCGGCGCCCTTCGTCATGCTCGGCGGCAGGTCACGGGGAGCGCCGCGGCTGGGTCCACGGCAGGAAGAGCCGCGTGACGAAGGGGAGGAAGACGTACGTCATCCACGGGATGGCGATGGCGCAGGTGAGCAGCACGCGGCCCCACGCCGGCCAGCCCTCGGTGACCATCGCGAGCACATAGGTGAGCACCAGGCTCGTGGGGAAGAAGGCGCAGAAGATGACGACCATCTGCTTC
Encoded proteins:
- a CDS encoding tyrosine recombinase XerC, with amino-acid sequence MSAASTSEPAPPPAWVGDVVDAFATHLLRERDRSEHTIRAYVGDTRACLAWCAAEGSDGVAEVTLAQLRAWLGTLAASGAARSTLSRRSAAVRTFFAWTTRTGRTATDPALRLASPKRQRTLPDVVSREGMTAVLDVAAVAADDEDPIHLRNRAVLELLYASGIRVSELTGLDVDDVDRGRRVVRVLGKGRKERVVPYGGPADEALGEWLERGRPRVAVDGSGPALFLGRRGRRVDPRQVREVVHALLAHVPDAPDVGPHGLRHSAATHLLEGGADLRMVQELLGHSSLATTQIYTHVSLDRLRRSYEQAHPRA
- a CDS encoding murein hydrolase activator EnvC, which encodes MSTVPFVALALAGALTGPPPPPAADRWSWPVGGGAPPAVVAPFDAPQEQWGAGHRGIDLATFVGAPTTAVADGVVTHRGRIAGRGTVSVTHASGVRSTYEPVDASVTTGDRVRRGQQIGTVGPEAGHCAPATCLHLGARRGPTYLDPMTFFGARRVILLPVR
- a CDS encoding pyridoxal phosphate-dependent aminotransferase, which produces MSSPLVDRMEPHAETIFATMSALALEHDAVNLGQGFPDTDGPAEVLEAARAAVAAGHNQYPPSIGIPALREAVAAHQASFHSLRHDPATEVLITSGATEAIAASLLGLVSPGDEVVTFEPYYDSYAAGIDLAGGVRRTVPLSYPDLSFDPEQLAAAFSERTRVVLLNTPHNPLGKVFTRAELEVVADLARRHDAWVISDEVYEHLTFGVPHVPIATLPGMAERTLTIGSAGKFFSVTGWKVGWVTGPAPLVRAARVVKQYLTFTTASPLQHAVAHALGLGPQVLTDLTDSLRERRDLLVSGLEAAGLDVRPSDGTYFVVADAAPLGVTDALQWCLDLPAAAGVAAVPVSVFCDEPERMSSLVRFAFCKQVPVLDEACRRLAAFTG
- the rpsB gene encoding 30S ribosomal protein S2 yields the protein MAVVTMRQLLESGVHFGHQTRRWNPKMKRFIMTERNGIYIIDLQQSLTYINDAYEFVKQTVSHGGTILFVGTKKQAQEPIAEQATRVGMPYVNHRWLGGMLTNFQTISKRLTRLKELEEIDFDTVAGSGYTKKELLILRREKDKLEKTLGGIRNMAKVPSAVWIVDTKKEHLAVDEARKLGLPVIAILDTNCDPDEVDYKIPGNDDAIRSVTLLTRVVADAVADGLMARGGGNATEGAGSVEAEPMAEWERELLAGEGTEAAAPAAEAPAAEAAPEAAATEAPAAEAAPEAPAAEATPEA
- the tsf gene encoding translation elongation factor Ts, which encodes MANYTAADIKELRERTGAGMLDVKKALDEAEGDKSKAQELLRIKGLKGVTKREGRTTSNGLVVAQAEAGVGTLVEVLCETDFVAKGEKFGALADEVLAAAVASKATDAESLLAAPAGDKTVKELLDDANATIGEKIEVKRVARVEAPQVSAYLHKTSPDLPAQIGVLLGTEGGDAQVARDVAMHIAAFSPNVLTRDEIDADVVANERRIAEETAKEEGKPEAALPKIVEGRVNGFFKENVLLDQPFAKDSKKSVGKVLEEAGASATQFARFRVGS